The following proteins are co-located in the Theropithecus gelada isolate Dixy chromosome 19, Tgel_1.0, whole genome shotgun sequence genome:
- the LOC112612145 gene encoding uncharacterized protein LOC112612145 → MRPGPLLDTQTWTRTGTRTRTHAAWIGDTRTEGHMDTVRLHPAKPHTSFSGERQLSPGQPLEAPTPRGESRSHGKTAVSRWICGGQDSSVGSHQPHQRPGAETKVLRG, encoded by the exons ATGCGGCCAGGACCTCTGCTGGACACGCAAACCTGGACCCGGACTGGAACACGGACCCGCACACACGCAGCCTGGATAGGAGACACACGGACAGAGGGACATATGGATACA GTCAGGCTCCACCCCGCCAAGCCCCACACCAGTTTCTCTGGAGAAAGGCAGCTCTCACCAGGGCAGCCCCTGGAGGCTCCTACCCCCAGAGGAGAAAGTAGGTCTCACGGCAAGACAGCAGTCTCCAGGTGGATATGTGGGGGCCAGGACAGCTCTGTGGGATCTCACCAACCCCACCAGCGCCCAGGTGCTGAGACCAAGGTGCTGAGAGGCTAG